A single Equus quagga isolate Etosha38 chromosome 8, UCLA_HA_Equagga_1.0, whole genome shotgun sequence DNA region contains:
- the PSMB1 gene encoding proteasome subunit beta type-1, producing the protein MLSSAARLPCSGRDPALEPHGAAGPVQLRFSPYAFNGGTILAIAGEDFSIVASDTRLSEGYSIHTRDSPKCYKLTDKTVIGCSGFHGDCLTLTKIIEARLKMYKHSNNKAMTTGAIAAMLSTILYSRRFFPYYVYNIIGGLDEEGKGAVYSFDPVGSYQRDSFKAGGSASAMLQPLLDNQVGFKNMQNVEHVPLSLDRAMGLVKDVFISAAERDVYTGDALRICIVTKEGIREETVPLRKD; encoded by the exons ATGCTGTCCTCCGCTGCCCGGTTGCCGTGCTCCGGCAGAGACCCGGCGCTGGAGCCGCACGGCGCCGCGGGCCCTGTGCAGCTGCGCTTCTCGCCCTACGCCTTCAACGGAGG taCTATATTGGCAATTGCTGGAGAAGATTTTTCCATTGTTGCTTCTGATACTCGATTGAGTGAAGGATATTCAATTCACACCCGGGACAGCCCCAAATGTTACAAATT AACAGACAAAACAGTCATTGGATGCAGCGGTTTCCATGGAGACTGTCTTACCCTGACAAAGATTATTGAAGCAAGACTAAAG ATGTATAAGCATTCCAATAACAAGGCCATGACTACGGGGGCGATTGCTGCGATGCTGTCTACAATCCTCTATTCAAGGCGCTTCTTTCCCTACTACGTTTACAACATCATCGGGGGACTTGATGAAGAAG ggAAGGGAGCCGTGTACAGCTTTGACCCAGTGGGCTCCTACCAGCGAGACTCCTTCAAGGCTGGAGGCTCAGCCAGCGCCATGCTGCAGCCCCTGCTTGACAACCAG GTTGGCTTTAAGAACATGCAGAATGTGGAGCACGTCCCGCTGTCCTTGGACAGAGCCATGGGCCTCGTGAAAGACGTCTTTATCTCTGCTGCCGAGAGGGACGTGTACACTGGGGACGCACTCAGGATCTGCATCGTGACCAAGGAGGGCATCAGGGAGGAGACCGTTCCCCTGAGGAAGGATTGA